One genomic segment of Chitinophaga sancti includes these proteins:
- a CDS encoding YicC/YloC family endoribonuclease: MLKSMTGFGRAEITRGETTIVVEIKSLNGKQFEVNLKISPLLKPYEFDIRNQLQQTLVRGTLDASVNIRQNGANRPVVINTDLAKFYHQSITTLADELNLPKEDMLNVLMKLPEVVSPANEQISEEEWQEVETALKQAISDLDAHRLDEGSVLAADLLTRIENIENYTIKVRELDPQRKDRVRTRLESLLAEYVGKENIDENRLEQELIFYLEKLDISEELVRLENHCRYFKEILKEAEPSKGKKLGFVLQEVGREINTTGSKANDANIQQWVVLMKDELEKAKEQVLNVL, encoded by the coding sequence ATGCTGAAATCAATGACCGGCTTCGGAAGGGCTGAAATCACCCGGGGAGAGACAACAATAGTGGTAGAAATTAAATCACTAAATGGAAAACAGTTTGAAGTCAACCTGAAAATTTCCCCGTTGTTAAAGCCCTACGAGTTTGATATACGCAACCAGCTGCAACAAACGTTAGTACGTGGTACACTGGATGCCAGTGTCAATATCAGACAAAACGGTGCAAACCGTCCGGTGGTCATTAATACAGACTTGGCAAAGTTCTATCATCAGTCTATCACCACACTGGCCGATGAACTGAATTTGCCTAAAGAAGATATGCTCAATGTGCTGATGAAGCTTCCCGAAGTGGTGAGTCCTGCTAATGAGCAGATTTCTGAAGAAGAGTGGCAGGAAGTTGAAACAGCACTGAAACAGGCTATTTCCGACCTGGACGCCCATCGCCTTGACGAAGGTTCTGTGCTGGCTGCGGACCTGCTCACACGCATAGAGAACATTGAAAACTACACCATCAAGGTAAGAGAACTGGATCCTCAGCGTAAAGACAGGGTAAGAACCAGACTCGAATCTCTGCTGGCAGAATATGTAGGTAAAGAAAACATAGATGAGAATCGCCTGGAACAGGAACTTATATTTTATTTAGAAAAACTGGACATCTCTGAAGAACTGGTAAGACTTGAAAACCACTGCCGCTACTTCAAAGAAATCCTGAAAGAAGCAGAACCTTCCAAAGGTAAAAAACTGGGATTCGTATTACAGGAAGTAGGTCGTGAAATCAATACGACCGGTTCTAAAGCCAATGATGCCAACATCCAGCAATGGGTAGTGCTCATGAAAGATGAGCTGGAAAAAGCGAAAGAGCAGGTGCTGAATGTGCTGTAA
- a CDS encoding pseudouridine synthase, which produces MAFNYYIIYKPFQVLTRFGKEEGKASLGDFFKVPPDVYPVGRLDYDSEGLLVLTNDKGLNHRLLDPKFAHEREYWVQVDGAVTDTAVQKLSQGVPINIDGKMYKTLPCKASLFPEDPEVPDRNPPIRFRKSIPAPWIKLSLKEGKNRQVRKMTAAVGFPTLRLIRYRIGKATIAGLQPGDIREYSRQELYDLLFKA; this is translated from the coding sequence ATGGCATTTAATTATTATATAATATATAAACCTTTCCAGGTACTTACCCGTTTCGGCAAAGAAGAAGGGAAAGCCAGCCTGGGAGATTTTTTTAAAGTTCCCCCGGATGTTTACCCGGTAGGACGTTTAGATTACGATAGTGAAGGCCTCCTGGTGCTGACCAATGACAAGGGCCTCAATCACCGCCTTCTGGATCCGAAATTTGCACACGAAAGGGAATACTGGGTACAGGTAGATGGAGCAGTCACCGACACTGCTGTGCAAAAGCTGAGTCAGGGAGTACCTATCAATATAGATGGTAAAATGTACAAAACCCTTCCCTGCAAGGCCTCCCTTTTTCCGGAAGATCCGGAGGTCCCGGATCGTAACCCTCCTATTCGTTTCCGTAAGAGCATTCCCGCCCCGTGGATAAAATTGTCCCTGAAGGAAGGAAAAAACAGGCAGGTCAGGAAAATGACCGCTGCCGTTGGGTTTCCAACGTTGAGACTTATACGTTACCGGATAGGTAAGGCTACCATAGCAGGTTTGCAGCCGGGCGACATCAGGGAATACAGCAGGCAGGAGCTCTATGACCTGCTCTTTAAAGCCTGA
- a CDS encoding Crp/Fnr family transcriptional regulator: protein MNCQDRFGSILFKAEKCNLEEIDAAKVCSTYKKGEVVFQEGTYPFGIYCVNTGKIKLSHSGDDGREQIVRLAKPGDIIGYKALLSAERYTASAIALDDSSVCFIPKDLFMSILQKDANLSFEMMRIIASELRKAETKITHLAQKPVRERLAETLLFIKETYGVEQDGTTLNVRLSREEIANLVGTATESAIRLLSEFKKDGLIELQGKKIRLLNQEEITKTANLQD, encoded by the coding sequence ATGAACTGTCAGGATCGCTTTGGATCAATTTTATTCAAAGCTGAAAAGTGCAATCTGGAAGAGATAGACGCCGCCAAAGTATGCTCCACCTACAAAAAAGGAGAAGTAGTATTCCAGGAAGGCACCTATCCCTTCGGCATTTACTGCGTAAATACCGGCAAAATTAAGCTCTCTCATTCAGGAGATGATGGCCGCGAACAGATTGTCAGGTTGGCTAAGCCAGGTGACATCATCGGCTACAAGGCACTTCTATCTGCGGAAAGGTATACAGCTTCTGCTATTGCGCTGGACGATTCTTCCGTTTGCTTTATTCCCAAAGACCTTTTCATGAGCATCCTGCAAAAAGACGCTAACCTCTCTTTCGAGATGATGCGCATCATTGCCAGCGAGCTCCGTAAAGCCGAGACCAAGATCACCCACCTGGCCCAGAAGCCGGTGCGGGAAAGACTGGCCGAAACCCTCCTCTTCATCAAGGAAACTTACGGCGTAGAGCAGGATGGCACTACTCTGAATGTGCGCCTGAGCCGTGAAGAGATCGCCAACCTGGTAGGCACTGCCACCGAATCGGCCATCCGCCTGCTTTCCGAATTCAAAAAAGACGGTCTGATTGAGCTACAGGGTAAGAAAATCCGCCTGCTCAACCAGGAAGAAATCACCAAAACCGCCAACCTGCAGGACTAA
- a CDS encoding heavy metal translocating P-type ATPase, translated as MATFTAVPGIEVECEHCGEACADTTIIIGDKTFCCQGCKLVYELLNENDLCEYYNLNNKPGLAQRIPVRKDKFAFLDDNKIQQQLIQYRDDDHTHITFYIPHIHCSSCLWLLENLHRLDSGVESVTVNFTRKEARIVYWQSQTTLRRIAEILTSIGYEPYISLQDMQKKKPRVQRDLIYRLGVAGFAFGNIMLLSFPEYFGNYGYSDAKMNEIFRILNVTLSLPVFFYSAQVFFKSAWSGLKTGFLNIDAPIVLAIVVTFVRSLVDVMSGTGSGYFDSMTGIVFFMLIGRILQDKTYQGLSFDRDYTSYFPLAITIIKDGKEVPTALPDIKVNDTLLIHDNELIPADGILVRGTALVDYSFVTGESVPVSKSIGEIVYAGGKQLEGNIEILTIKEVAQSYLTSLWNRDELKQKATRQESFIHLVARNFTWLLLAIAAMSALYWWKFDHTRIWPAATSILIVACPCTLLLAASFTNGHILRILSRHKLYLRNAGAIERLAGITDIVFDKTGTLTGNKDIPVTWHGPTLSRAQIMSIASVAAQSTHPLSKLISAFYHNIPRVPVSGFKTTTGLGVSGYIQEDAILLGNASFTGTRTATTHNDGSIVYVAINEQPLGYFLIGNQYREGISTLLQSLRTKGYSLSLLSGDNDREADYLKSLMGEDATLRFTQQPQDKLNYILDLQTKGRRVLMIGDGLNDAGALKQSDVGISLTEDSNNFTPASDGILEAGQLTRLPKFIRICIANKRIIVISFVISLIYNVIGLSFAVQGILSPLTAAILMPANSISMILLSYGLSEWADRR; from the coding sequence ATGGCTACATTTACCGCCGTTCCTGGGATAGAAGTGGAGTGTGAACATTGCGGAGAGGCCTGTGCTGACACTACTATCATTATTGGGGATAAGACCTTTTGTTGTCAGGGATGTAAACTAGTGTACGAACTGCTCAATGAGAATGACCTTTGTGAATACTATAATTTAAATAATAAACCCGGACTTGCTCAAAGGATACCTGTCAGGAAGGACAAATTTGCCTTTCTTGACGACAATAAAATCCAGCAGCAACTGATCCAATACAGGGATGATGATCATACGCACATCACTTTTTACATTCCACATATTCACTGCAGCTCCTGCCTCTGGTTGCTGGAGAACCTGCACAGGCTGGATAGCGGGGTTGAAAGCGTAACGGTAAACTTTACCCGCAAGGAAGCGCGTATCGTATACTGGCAGTCGCAGACCACCCTTCGCCGCATTGCCGAAATACTGACCAGCATCGGCTACGAACCCTATATCAGCCTGCAGGATATGCAGAAAAAGAAACCGCGCGTACAGCGGGACCTGATATACCGGCTCGGCGTAGCCGGTTTCGCCTTTGGTAATATCATGCTGCTCAGTTTTCCTGAGTACTTTGGTAACTATGGTTATTCCGATGCGAAAATGAATGAGATCTTTAGAATACTGAATGTGACACTATCACTGCCCGTATTCTTTTATAGTGCTCAGGTATTTTTCAAATCGGCCTGGAGTGGCCTCAAGACAGGTTTTCTTAACATTGACGCCCCCATCGTACTCGCCATCGTTGTCACCTTTGTACGCAGCCTGGTCGATGTGATGTCAGGCACTGGCTCCGGTTATTTCGACTCAATGACCGGTATCGTTTTTTTCATGCTGATCGGTAGAATTCTGCAGGACAAGACTTACCAGGGATTATCATTTGACAGGGATTATACCTCTTATTTCCCGTTAGCCATTACAATTATAAAAGATGGAAAGGAAGTGCCTACAGCACTTCCTGACATCAAAGTAAATGACACCTTACTCATTCACGACAATGAGCTGATACCTGCAGATGGTATTCTGGTACGCGGTACTGCCCTCGTAGATTATAGCTTTGTAACAGGAGAGTCGGTGCCTGTGAGCAAATCAATAGGAGAGATCGTGTATGCAGGAGGTAAACAGTTAGAAGGAAACATCGAGATACTGACGATCAAGGAAGTGGCGCAAAGTTACCTGACCAGTCTCTGGAACAGGGATGAACTGAAGCAGAAAGCGACCCGTCAGGAATCATTCATTCACCTGGTAGCACGTAACTTCACCTGGTTGTTGCTGGCAATTGCAGCGATGTCAGCCCTTTACTGGTGGAAGTTTGACCATACGAGGATCTGGCCGGCAGCAACGTCTATCCTGATTGTAGCCTGTCCGTGTACGTTACTTTTAGCTGCTTCTTTCACCAATGGTCACATTCTCCGTATTCTGAGCAGACATAAATTGTACCTGCGCAATGCGGGTGCCATAGAAAGACTGGCTGGTATTACCGACATTGTATTTGATAAAACAGGTACGCTGACCGGCAACAAGGATATCCCTGTCACCTGGCATGGGCCTACACTTTCAAGGGCCCAGATCATGAGCATCGCCTCTGTGGCGGCTCAATCTACTCACCCGCTCAGTAAACTGATCAGCGCTTTTTATCACAACATTCCAAGGGTGCCTGTAAGTGGGTTCAAAACCACCACTGGTTTGGGCGTGAGTGGATACATCCAGGAAGATGCCATACTGCTGGGCAACGCCTCCTTTACAGGCACCCGCACTGCTACTACGCACAACGATGGTAGCATTGTATACGTAGCTATCAACGAGCAGCCGCTGGGATATTTCCTGATCGGTAACCAATACCGTGAAGGCATTAGTACGCTGCTGCAAAGCCTGAGAACAAAGGGGTACAGCCTCTCCCTGCTCTCTGGCGATAATGACCGGGAAGCGGACTATCTGAAATCATTGATGGGAGAAGACGCAACGCTCCGCTTTACCCAACAACCACAAGACAAACTAAACTACATACTGGACCTGCAAACGAAGGGCAGACGTGTGCTGATGATCGGCGATGGTCTCAACGATGCAGGCGCACTGAAACAGAGTGATGTAGGTATTTCATTAACCGAAGACAGCAACAACTTTACACCCGCGAGTGATGGGATCCTGGAAGCAGGACAACTGACGAGATTACCGAAGTTTATCAGGATCTGTATAGCGAACAAACGGATCATTGTCATCAGCTTTGTAATCTCCCTGATCTATAACGTGATCGGGTTGTCATTTGCAGTGCAGGGTATCTTATCACCACTTACAGCGGCGATTCTGATGCCGGCGAATTCTATCAGCATGATATTACTCTCATATGGCCTGAGCGAATGGGCCGACAGACGCTAA
- the ccoS gene encoding cbb3-type cytochrome oxidase assembly protein CcoS: MSVIILLLGASLLVAICFLAAFIWSVRSGQFEDHFSPAHRILFEHKPTEHASGSTPPAPPCNNNSTATPPNCKQ, from the coding sequence ATGAGCGTGATCATTTTATTACTAGGAGCCAGTCTACTGGTAGCGATATGTTTCCTGGCGGCCTTTATATGGTCGGTAAGAAGCGGACAGTTTGAAGATCATTTCTCGCCGGCCCATCGAATTCTTTTTGAGCACAAGCCAACCGAACACGCCAGCGGATCTACACCACCAGCACCACCTTGTAACAACAACAGCACTGCCACTCCACCTAATTGTAAGCAATAA
- the ccoN gene encoding cytochrome-c oxidase, cbb3-type subunit I, whose amino-acid sequence MSLEKFAYDNRTVKWFAYASIGWGLIGMLAGLWAALALVLPGINLDFAPTTFGRIRPVHTNAVIFAFVGNGIFMGVYYSLQRLCKARMYSDLLSKIHFWGWQTIIACGALSLFMGYTTGKEYAELEWPLDIAITLIWVVFGANMLGTILKRREAHLYVAIWFYIGTWVAIAMLHIINSFELPLSFMKSYSWYAGVQDALVQWWYGHNAVAFFLTTPYLGLMYYFVPKAANRPVYSYRWSIIHFWALIFIYIWAGPHHLLYTALPEWAQSLGTVFSIMLIAPSWGGMLNGLLTLRGAWDKVREDAILKFFVVALTCYGMSTFEGPMLSLKNVNAISHYTDWTIAHVHVGALGWNGFLTFGILYWMLPRIFSTELYNRKWANTHFWLGTLGIIFYVIPMYWAAFTQSMMWKEFTAEGQLKYQFLETVHTVVPMYALRAVGGVFYISGVILMIVNLAKTISRGTFVADEAAEAPALPKVIEVYGKAHWHNWIERRPIQMAIFSLIVVAIGGLLELVPTFLVRSNIPTISSVKPYTPLELHGRDIYIREGCYTCHSQMIRPFRDEVARYGEYSKAGEFVYDHPFQWGSKRTGPDLARIGGKYPDSWHYNHMLDPTSMSPGSIMPRYPWLFEDRLDKTRTPAMINVMRKLGVPYAPGYENQATADLEKQANEIAGSLEKEKLHVGKDREIVALIAYLQRMGKDIKTK is encoded by the coding sequence ATGTCTCTTGAAAAATTTGCGTACGACAACCGTACCGTGAAATGGTTTGCATATGCCAGTATCGGCTGGGGGCTTATTGGTATGCTGGCAGGTCTTTGGGCCGCGCTGGCACTGGTACTCCCGGGAATTAACCTGGACTTTGCACCGACGACCTTTGGCCGTATCCGGCCCGTTCACACCAATGCTGTCATCTTCGCTTTCGTAGGTAACGGTATTTTCATGGGTGTGTACTATTCACTTCAACGCTTGTGTAAGGCACGCATGTACAGCGACCTGCTGAGCAAAATTCACTTCTGGGGCTGGCAGACAATTATTGCCTGTGGAGCCCTTTCGCTGTTCATGGGTTATACTACCGGTAAGGAATATGCCGAGCTGGAATGGCCACTGGATATTGCTATCACACTTATCTGGGTTGTATTTGGAGCGAACATGCTGGGTACGATTCTGAAAAGGAGAGAAGCCCACCTGTATGTAGCCATCTGGTTCTACATTGGTACATGGGTAGCTATTGCCATGCTGCACATCATCAACTCATTCGAGTTGCCACTGAGCTTCATGAAGAGTTACTCCTGGTATGCCGGTGTGCAGGATGCACTGGTGCAATGGTGGTATGGTCACAACGCAGTTGCGTTCTTCCTGACCACTCCTTACCTGGGCCTCATGTACTACTTTGTGCCTAAAGCTGCGAACAGACCTGTGTATTCCTATCGCTGGTCTATCATCCACTTCTGGGCGCTGATCTTTATTTACATCTGGGCTGGTCCTCACCACCTGTTATATACTGCTCTTCCTGAATGGGCACAGTCACTGGGTACTGTATTCTCCATCATGCTGATCGCTCCATCATGGGGTGGTATGCTGAATGGTCTGCTCACGCTGCGTGGTGCCTGGGATAAAGTAAGGGAAGATGCTATACTGAAATTCTTTGTGGTAGCACTGACCTGTTATGGTATGTCTACATTCGAAGGTCCGATGCTCTCCCTGAAAAACGTAAATGCTATCAGCCACTATACCGACTGGACTATCGCTCACGTACACGTAGGTGCACTGGGTTGGAATGGCTTCCTGACCTTCGGTATCCTGTACTGGATGCTACCACGTATTTTCAGCACTGAACTGTACAACCGCAAATGGGCAAATACTCACTTCTGGCTGGGTACCCTGGGTATCATTTTCTATGTGATCCCAATGTATTGGGCTGCTTTCACTCAGAGCATGATGTGGAAAGAGTTTACTGCTGAAGGACAGTTGAAATATCAATTCCTTGAAACAGTTCACACGGTTGTTCCAATGTATGCATTGCGTGCTGTAGGTGGTGTATTCTACATCTCTGGTGTGATACTGATGATCGTGAACCTGGCGAAGACTATCAGCCGTGGTACGTTTGTAGCAGACGAAGCTGCAGAAGCACCTGCACTGCCAAAAGTGATAGAGGTATATGGTAAAGCTCACTGGCACAACTGGATCGAACGTCGTCCAATTCAAATGGCAATATTCAGTCTGATCGTAGTTGCGATTGGTGGTTTACTGGAACTGGTGCCTACCTTCCTGGTAAGGAGCAACATTCCTACTATCTCCAGCGTAAAACCTTATACTCCGCTTGAACTGCATGGCCGTGACATTTACATCCGCGAAGGTTGTTATACCTGTCACTCCCAGATGATCCGTCCTTTCCGGGATGAGGTAGCCCGTTATGGTGAATATTCCAAAGCAGGTGAATTTGTGTACGATCACCCGTTCCAATGGGGTTCAAAACGTACCGGTCCGGATCTGGCCAGAATAGGTGGCAAGTATCCTGACTCATGGCATTACAATCACATGCTGGATCCAACCTCTATGTCTCCAGGTTCTATCATGCCACGATACCCATGGTTATTTGAAGACAGACTGGATAAGACCAGGACACCAGCCATGATCAATGTAATGCGTAAACTCGGTGTACCGTACGCGCCAGGATATGAAAATCAGGCAACCGCAGATCTGGAAAAACAAGCAAACGAAATTGCCGGTTCTCTGGAAAAAGAAAAACTGCATGTTGGTAAAGACCGTGAAATCGTAGCGTTAATTGCTTATCTGCAAAGGATGGGTAAGGATATCAAAACGAAATAA
- a CDS encoding CcoQ/FixQ family Cbb3-type cytochrome c oxidase assembly chaperone — MKFINYLQSITGVTIYPMISLVLFSLFFIVAAIWAFKAPKNMVDHISNIPLDES; from the coding sequence ATGAAGTTCATAAACTATCTGCAATCCATCACCGGTGTAACCATTTACCCGATGATATCGCTGGTCCTCTTTTCGCTGTTCTTTATAGTAGCGGCCATCTGGGCATTCAAAGCACCAAAAAATATGGTGGACCACATCAGTAATATCCCATTAGACGAAAGCTGA
- a CDS encoding cbb3-type cytochrome c oxidase N-terminal domain-containing protein has product MKKRLFNTTLLFSLLASLPAAAEEYTSYKPDGPSELGHPVAIVLLTVIVGLFIAIVILGSAVIGAIDIYKERLKNSKALLIGGLLVGCLFSASGAMAQEAVTTTATTNIISGLSTTSFYLLISVIGLELLVIIALLYALRILVGIKSRRKVRAEKAEKTVAEGKKSIHWLEKLNDTKSLDANSEAEADMGHDYDGIHELNNPTPPWWRYGFYISIAFAVIYLWRFQVAHSAPSQIEELAIANAKADEAKAAYLKNAANNVDENTVKQLTDPADLAAAAKLFASNCAPCHGPQGQGVVGPNLTDDYWIHGGTINKVFTTIKYGIPEKGMKSWKDDFSPGQLAQLASYVKSIHGTNPPNPKEPQGNLEK; this is encoded by the coding sequence ATGAAGAAAAGACTTTTTAATACAACACTGTTGTTCTCACTGCTGGCCAGCTTACCTGCGGCTGCGGAAGAATACACCTCCTACAAGCCAGATGGTCCGTCAGAACTGGGCCACCCTGTAGCTATCGTACTCCTTACCGTGATCGTAGGCCTGTTCATCGCTATTGTAATATTGGGTAGTGCTGTTATTGGTGCTATTGACATCTATAAGGAGCGACTGAAAAACAGTAAAGCACTCCTGATCGGAGGCTTACTGGTAGGCTGCCTCTTTTCAGCTTCTGGCGCTATGGCACAGGAAGCAGTGACAACAACAGCCACAACAAACATTATCAGCGGTCTGTCCACAACATCCTTTTACCTGCTGATCTCTGTAATCGGCCTTGAACTCCTCGTTATCATTGCTCTGCTGTATGCGCTTCGTATCCTGGTGGGTATTAAGAGCAGGCGTAAAGTAAGAGCTGAGAAAGCTGAAAAAACAGTAGCTGAAGGCAAAAAAAGTATCCACTGGCTGGAAAAGCTGAATGACACCAAGAGTCTGGATGCTAACTCTGAAGCTGAAGCAGACATGGGCCACGATTACGATGGTATCCATGAGCTGAACAATCCAACACCTCCATGGTGGAGATACGGTTTCTACATCAGTATTGCATTTGCCGTAATATACCTCTGGCGATTCCAGGTTGCTCACTCAGCACCATCACAGATAGAAGAGCTGGCCATTGCCAATGCGAAAGCGGATGAGGCAAAAGCTGCCTATCTGAAAAATGCGGCGAACAACGTGGATGAAAATACTGTGAAACAACTGACCGATCCTGCAGATCTGGCTGCTGCGGCCAAACTTTTCGCGAGCAATTGTGCTCCCTGCCATGGCCCTCAGGGTCAGGGTGTGGTAGGACCCAACCTCACGGATGACTACTGGATACATGGTGGAACGATCAACAAGGTATTCACGACTATCAAATATGGTATTCCTGAAAAAGGGATGAAGTCATGGAAAGATGACTTCTCTCCCGGACAGCTGGCACAGTTAGCAAGCTATGTAAAGAGTATCCATGGCACTAACCCTCCTAATCCGAAGGAGCCACAGGGTAATCTGGAAAAATAA
- the ccoG gene encoding cytochrome c oxidase accessory protein CcoG: MDTTFRDSLATVDKQGKRNWIYAQRPKGKLYNARSILSYLYFIAFFAGPFIQINGRPLFLINVVEGRFILFGALFWPQDFFIFGLAMVAFILFIVIFTMAFGRLFCGWACPQTIFMEMLFRKIEYWVEGDAAAQRVLNQAPWTTDKIFKKTSKHVLFYTLSFVIANTFLAYIIGLDNLSRIITGPVTEHIGGLTAILIFAGIFYGVFSFFREQVCTIVCPYGRLQGALLDKNSVIVAYDYSRGEPRSHFKKQKDAAFGDCIDCAQCVKVCPTGIDIRNGTQLECVGCTACIDACNFMMAKVNRPLNLIRYASEDGIANKKPLTITARMKVYSSILVLILTAITFMLVSRQPVGGDIIRAGGMLYQERGEDSVSNLYNIKLINKTTADIPLTLRLEDIAGRIQSIGASVIKVKSESQGEGTFFIVLPKSAIRKRKTVLHVALYAGDKKTGSIKTTFLGPIQ, encoded by the coding sequence ATGGATACAACGTTTCGAGACAGTTTGGCGACTGTGGATAAACAAGGGAAACGCAATTGGATTTATGCACAGAGACCTAAGGGTAAACTTTATAATGCGAGAAGTATTCTTAGCTATCTCTATTTCATTGCGTTTTTTGCCGGACCGTTTATTCAGATAAACGGCCGGCCCCTTTTTTTGATTAACGTAGTAGAAGGCCGTTTTATCCTCTTCGGCGCTCTTTTCTGGCCCCAGGATTTCTTCATCTTCGGGTTGGCAATGGTTGCCTTTATTCTCTTTATAGTCATCTTTACGATGGCCTTTGGCCGCCTTTTTTGCGGTTGGGCATGCCCCCAGACTATCTTTATGGAAATGCTATTCCGAAAGATAGAATACTGGGTAGAAGGTGATGCGGCTGCACAGCGGGTACTGAATCAAGCCCCCTGGACTACAGACAAGATATTCAAAAAGACCAGTAAACACGTGTTATTTTATACGCTTTCATTCGTGATCGCCAACACCTTTCTGGCTTACATTATAGGCTTAGACAACCTTTCGCGCATTATTACGGGACCTGTAACTGAACATATTGGTGGTCTTACGGCCATACTCATTTTTGCAGGCATTTTTTATGGAGTTTTTTCTTTTTTCAGGGAGCAGGTATGTACTATTGTCTGTCCGTATGGCCGTTTACAAGGCGCATTGCTGGACAAGAATTCCGTGATCGTAGCTTATGATTACTCAAGAGGAGAACCCAGAAGCCATTTTAAGAAACAAAAGGATGCTGCCTTCGGGGATTGTATCGACTGTGCACAATGTGTAAAGGTGTGCCCCACAGGTATAGATATCCGTAACGGCACCCAGCTGGAATGCGTAGGCTGTACCGCCTGTATCGATGCTTGTAATTTCATGATGGCGAAAGTGAACAGACCTTTGAACCTGATCCGTTACGCATCAGAAGATGGTATTGCCAACAAAAAACCGCTGACGATCACCGCCCGTATGAAAGTGTACAGCAGTATCCTGGTACTGATTCTTACCGCCATCACTTTTATGCTGGTAAGCAGACAACCGGTAGGCGGCGATATCATCCGTGCTGGAGGTATGTTATACCAGGAGAGAGGAGAGGACAGCGTATCCAACCTGTACAATATAAAACTGATCAACAAAACGACAGCGGATATTCCGCTGACGTTGAGACTGGAAGATATAGCAGGTCGTATACAATCAATTGGCGCTTCTGTGATCAAAGTAAAATCGGAATCACAGGGAGAAGGCACCTTCTTTATCGTATTACCCAAAAGTGCGATCAGGAAAAGAAAAACTGTACTGCATGTAGCATTATATGCAGGCGACAAGAAAACCGGTTCCATCAAAACTACTTTCCTGGGACCGATCCAATAA
- a CDS encoding FixH family protein codes for MNWGHSIIVVFVLFAAGILTLVTKSMHAHVEMVNNDYYAEELKYQQVIDGRKEAALLSAPVKIDQAGDHIDVTFPPEMQGTPLSGKILFYKAADSRQDVTVPLRAGVEGTMSISKQKLKKGDYQVQMEWDAKGKHYVQEENISVN; via the coding sequence ATGAACTGGGGACATAGCATCATCGTTGTATTCGTTCTTTTTGCCGCCGGTATACTCACATTGGTTACCAAGAGTATGCATGCACATGTGGAAATGGTGAACAATGACTATTATGCGGAAGAGCTGAAATACCAACAGGTGATAGACGGACGTAAAGAAGCAGCACTGCTGTCGGCACCGGTGAAGATCGATCAGGCCGGCGATCATATAGATGTGACTTTCCCTCCAGAAATGCAGGGAACTCCACTGAGTGGTAAGATCCTTTTCTACAAAGCTGCGGATTCCCGTCAGGATGTAACAGTTCCGCTCCGCGCTGGTGTAGAAGGTACTATGAGCATCAGCAAACAGAAACTGAAAAAGGGCGATTATCAGGTTCAAATGGAATGGGATGCCAAGGGCAAACACTACGTCCAGGAAGAGAATATATCGGTGAACTAA